A genomic stretch from Dama dama isolate Ldn47 chromosome 10, ASM3311817v1, whole genome shotgun sequence includes:
- the LOC133064074 gene encoding large ribosomal subunit protein uL30-like codes for MEGAEEKKKKVPAVPETLKKKRKNFAELKIKRLRKKFAQKMLRKARRKLIYEKAKHYHKEYRQMYRTEIRMARMARKAGNFYVPAEPKLAFVIRIRGINGVSPKVQKVLQLLRLRQVFSGTSVKLSKASVNMLRIVEPCIAWGYPNLKSVNELIYKHGYGKINKKRIALTDNALIARSLGKYGIICMEDLIHEIYTVGKRFKEANNFLWPFKLSSPRGGMKKKITHFIEGGDAGNREDQINRLIRRMN; via the coding sequence ATGGAGGgtgcagaagagaagaaaaagaaggttccTGCTGTGCCAGAAACCCTTAAGAAAAAGCGAAAGAATTTCGCAGAGCTTAAGATCAAGCGCCTGAGAAAGAAGTTTGCCCAAAAGATGCTTCGAAAGGCAAGGAGGAAGCTTATTTATGAAAAAGCTAAGCATTACCACAAGGAATACAGGCAGATGTACAGAACCGAAATTCGAATGGCTAGGATGGCACGGAAAGCTGGCAACTTCTATGTACCCGCGGAACCCAAATTGGCGTTTGTCATCAGGATCAGAGGTATCAACGGTGTGAGCccaaaggttcaaaaggtgctgCAGCTCCTTCGCCTCCGGCAGGTCTTCAGTGGCACCTCTGTGAAGCTCAGCAAGGCATCAGTTAACATGCTGAGAATTGTGGAGCCATGCATTGCATGGGGGTACCCAAATCTGAAGTCTGTGAATGAATTGATCTACAAGCACGGTTATGGCAAAATCAACAAAAAGCGAATTGCCCTGACAGACAACGCATTGATTGCTCGATCTCTTGGGAAATACGGAATCATCTGCATGGAGGATCTGATTCATGAGATCTATACCGTTGGAAAACGtttcaaagaagcaaacaacTTCCTGTGGCCCTTTAAATTGTCTTCTCCACGAGGTGGAATGAAGAAAAAGATCACCCATTTTATAGAAGGTGGAGATGCTGGCAACAGGGAAGACCAGATCAACAGGCTTATTAGAAGGATGAACTAA